The genome window GCCATTATTGATTTACGTTGCAGAATTGAACAGATTGACATCCAAGGGACGAATAAACATCAACTCTGCGCggtattataagcttttctTGTGAATCCTTTCCGGCCCTCTTACCGCCTGTCTCGTTATCTTTCAAGAATACCCTAGTCCTCTTTGAAAGTTGATGTCGCAAAAAGCATGCAAGAAGCGACCATTTCTCCAATCGAAAACCGGATGTAGCGCCAATTGTGGCTTAGGCTAGCCGCCCACCGCTTTTGCCATGAATTTGAGGTAGCATTGAATCATACAGCAGCACAGCCTGGAGTAACATAGTGTTACATAGTTGTGTGTAGATCGTCTGCACGTAAGCTGACTGCTTTGGTGCCCGTGGCGACCCAATTGAACTCGAGCGCACTCTTTTATTCCGATACTTGAGGTTAAGAAGCCTCCAAATTCAACGGACTTGTATATATAGATGCCTGACTAACTTCATCCCTCAAGGAGAAATGTCGAGAGATTGCAACGACAAATCGCTTGCCCATAACTAATTGCCGCATGATGACAGAAAAAAAGGCagtatcgtaataataaggtatgcCATGAAGATGCTGCAACAATGTCCTTACGCGATAAGTACTTGGTGTAATTGTGTGAATTTTCCCAAACAAGATCTTGCCTCTGAATGTTAGAGGGACGGAGATGTagatgaagaagaggaaTAAGTAAGATTGCAAGTGATTTGAgcggcgagagcgaattcttAGACGGGAAGCTCTGTCTGAATATTTTGGCGCTATACTTGCGACAATGAAGAAAAATAGCATTGTCGCCAGCAAATACGAGGGGACTTTCGTCTGGCCGCCCGTGTATACTTTGGCACATGTTTTGATCATCTGACTTCGTAACATAACTAGTGTCTTGACGGATCAGACTGTTAACCATAAGTCGGCGAACAGTTCCAGCGTAGCTTCCCGGGGAGGACCTGAGAAATGAAGCTGGTATCGGGAGCTAGTTCTTCCCGAGGCCGGTCCAGGAACTTGAGGAGAAAGATTTGAGATGTTTCGGTAATCTAGTGCCAATCGGCTGTCCACGCTCGAGACAACAAAGATAGAGGTTCAACAGTTTTCTCCCGCTGATAAGCTCCGAGCAATAGATGCTGCTAAGCCAAGTAGCCTTAGAAACGGCCTCCAGTCCGAAGACGCGTCATCGGTCGTCTGAGGCATAACTCAAGGTCATCGCGTTCCTGTCAAAGAACGCCATCGGCAGGCGCGGGGCTAGATTGGTGCAACATCGATTTCGGGAAGCCGGCGACCTAGGCCAATTTGGAAAAGGCCGGGATTGTGGCAAAGGCCGACACGTGCATTAGTTTCCACCTCTTCTTTTctcttcctttctttttGGAAGAGGAATCATGTGCGGCCTCCCGAATGAGAGTTGGGTGTGGTTGGGTTGGATGCCACCGGCACAGACATGTAAGCTCGGATGTCCGAGAAACTGGAGCACGGCCGGCACCCACGTTAGCGACGCCGATTGATGACCGTGAGCCGCTGAGGGAATCGTCTGCCGTACAGCCGACACGTCTTGATTATTTTGGGTCTGTTCTCATTGGCGGGATGTGGGAGGTAACCGTTTAGCCAGATCTTGGCCCAGCGTGAGCCGCCAGATTCGACACATCGATGGCGCACCTTCGATAGCTAGTTCCCGCAGCTTTCACCCTGTAGTGTTTCTTGGCGAGGCTTGCGAGGCAAAAACCCTCAATCAAGGTCTGAAACGATGATTGACGTTTAAGCCAAGCGTCTTGGAAAAACACTTATTCCATAGAAAAGTGTTTTGCCCTAAGGTTAGTCTTGCGATCTTTTTGAAAGGATTCAGGAAGAGTGGCGTGGCGGCATAAAACTCTCATCCTCTCTGACAATTTTCGACGGCATCTTATCCCGAGAAATTTCGTTGCAGAAAGCATTCGTTGAGGTTGGCTGAGGTTAGGATGATCGCCGACTTGAGGCTAACGTCAACTTGAGGCGTCCGAACATTATGAAATTGCCTTTACGACTGGAATCGCCATTTTCAGCTCATGCAGAAAGCAAGAAAGTCGGAAAGAACGGCTGGATAGTCATCCCACGAGGGACAAAGTTTGAGGCGTTTTCTGCTTACGCTCTCGGGCCCTCAGACGCCCTGACTTGGAGGCTGGCATCAGACTGACAATTGAAGACGGGACGCTTACAACGCCACGCAAGATGACATTTCGGACAAGCAGCTAGAGACATTCACCAAAGAGCTACCGGACACATGGGCCAAGCCGTCAACGTTTCCTGTTGGGTTTGTTCTTCTGCGCCAATGCACAGCTTTCAGTGCCCTCTTTAAGGATCCTCCAGATTGACATGATTGCGGACCGAAACATCCCAACCGTGCTTTCAATGTCTGAAGCAGGCTAATGGCTCCTGCCTCCCGCTTCGGGGCCGAGCTGACGGCCATGAGTGAGTATGAGTTACTTCTGTGCATACAGAGTGCATCTTTGCCACCGATATCTTACTGTGAGTTCAGGTATAATTAGACACTTGAGATCCCATTAATGCCATCAATCATCACTCCAGCGTTCAACATTCAGTCACTCGCTCTAATACAGGCAATACTCTCGTTCACAacactctctctttctctccctcCAGTTATCATACCTCTTCAGCAAGATGGCCGGATCGAAAGCACGCATTGCTCTCACGGCACTCGTGGCAGTCGCCACTGCCTACCCCGGCATGGGACGGGGCGGCGCCGGAACCAGTCACGGAGATATGATGGCGCATCTCGCTAGCCGAGAGGGTGCCGCAGACAATCAAAATCTCGGCGATCTCCTCAAGATCCCCGACGGATCCTTGTCCGACGTCGGCAAGGATGTCAAAGGCATCCTCACGGGCTCCGGATCGCCTACCACATCCGATGCGGCCAGTGGCAACCTCCCTGAGCTCGGCAGCTCTGATTGCAACGCGGACAAGTGCTGCGTGTGGCAACATGTCGCTGCTGACCTGATGCCCACGTTCCGTGACGATAACGGGTGCACTGACCCTGCCCGCGCCGCTATCCGTCTCGGATTCCATGACGCTGCTGGGTGGAGCTTGAACACCGGCGACCTCGGCGGGGCCGATGGATCCATCGTCCTCGCTCCTGAGGAGATCGGGCGCCCACTCAACAAGGGCTTGGAGGAGATTGTATCGCAGATGAAGACGTGGTTCGCCAAGTACAAGGACCACGGCGCCGGTATGGCAGACTTGATCCAGTTCGCCGCCAACACTGCGACGGTGGCATGCCCTGGCGGACCGAGGATTAAGACCTTCGTCGGCCGCAAGGACTCTTCCGTGGCTGCTCCCGATGGTCTACTTCCAGACCCGAAGGACCCTGCCGACAAGTTGATCGAGCTGTTTGGCAACAAGACCATCACCGCCCCTGGTCTCGCTGCCCTTGTCGGGGCGCACACTGCCAGCCGTCAACGCTTTTTCGACACATCCAAGGTCAACGCCCCGCAGGACACCACGCCCAATATTTGGGATGTTGACTTCTACGGACAAACTTTGGCTGGAGCTCCTGCCGAGGTTGTGACCTTCCCCAGTGATACGGTTCTGTCCAAGGATCCCCGTTCGGCCCCGGCCTTCCAGGCCTTCGCTAATAACGCACCGCTTTGGGGCGGAGTAAGTTTTCACTTGATCCATCTGCCTCAGGAATACAGCTGACCAAGTTGCAGGCATATGCCAAGCAGTATCTCCGTTTGAGTCTCCTTGGTGTCTTCAACATCAACGACTTGACTGATTGCAGCAAGGCGCTCCCCGCAGGCACCGGTGTCAAGAGATAGATGTTTAAAGGTATTCCCGCTACATTATATCTTCGGTAGACTTTTGGGGAGGCGTATATAGATTGTGGAAGTAATTCCCGGGGAAACACGATTTAAGGGACATCACAATTTGTGACCTCCGCATAAACGatacctacctaggtagaAATACGTCAGGTAATCCATAATAGACATTAGGTATATTCTTCATCCGTATGAAATTGTGAATAAAATTGTATGCCTCCTTCAAAGGGTACGTGCAGTGGGTTTCGATGATTCCCTCGAGTTATTTCACACAATGTTCAGGGTCACTATTCGAGGGCCAGTAAGCAGGCTTATCTCCGAGTCGGTAGCGCACGGTGATCTAAGTAACTCCGGCCGAGATACTTCTCGGCCCTAAGCTCCTCGGACTTAGTTTCTGGTGCAGACAGCCCGTGATCTTGATACCCCCTTGACTTAAGTCTGATTCCCCATATTGCCAAGATCTGAGATTCGGAGGTGACTCTACTAGTCATCATCCATTGAAATATTGACAAGGGTTGCGGGATGCTTCAGTCAGGCGACTTGAGTTATCCGCCCTGCTGGTGCTGTGATTAAGACTTGGCCCGGAGTAGCCCGTCTCTGGCTGAGCTATCATACGTGATAGGCTTCATTTAGGGTATACTTTGAGCGGAAGCAAACGTCGCACTCACGGAAGTGATTAGGTCGAAACCGCTCTTTTTGGTCAAATTCCGTCCAAGACATTCCATCCACGTTATTTAGATGCGACGCAACAAACCACGATGGCGATGCTTTGAAATCAACATCTCTGTCAACCCAAATTTGAGGGGGGTGAAGAGCAGTCGAAAAACCTTGCACAGGCCAACAGAGTCTGATTGAGACGCAATTATGATACTAGAGTTGACTGATCTATAACTACTAAGCAAGCTTCGCATCTTGTTCAAGCTTTCTCCTGGTCTGTTCCTCATCCCATCGCAAAGATGTTCGTTCGACATATAAGCTTGGTCCTCTTGGCGGCTGCGCAATACACCTTGGGACACCTCCATTCTCGACAAGATGGCACGACTCAGGATCCCGCAGTACTTCTGGCTCTGGGAATAGAAGCTCTCGGCGGGCGCGAAGCAATTTCTTCCCTCCAAAGCCTGACATACGTCGGCGAAACGTGAGCTGAGTCGTAGTCTAAGTTCTGTTCGGCCACTAACAGATCGTAGTATTCTCAGGGGAAGAACTTTGATGATGGGAATATCCGTCGCGGGTGTGGATAATGCTGCCGTAACAGCAGGCCGACAAAACATTTCTTTTGCCTTTGACGAAACACACGTCAAGCAACGCATTGACAAGATCGCGGCACTTGGGCGTCAGTATTACCTTTCAAGGCTATTCATGGTGCCCAACCTAATTCTTGCTAGCCGGATGGACCTTCGGAAGAGCAAATCTCATGCCGATGGACTTTTCCATCGTTGCCGAGGGTGGTGAAAGTGGATACGCAGCTGTCACTAGAGGCAGCTACAACTTGTACAATCCCTCCGGCGAGCCCCAGGGTTACCTCGACGGTCAGTAGCAGTCTATCCATTAGATCTGATTTCGATTCTCGCCAAGGGCTAATTTTGATCGTTCTCTCAGGCCTACTTGCGTCCTACCTAATTAGCGAAGCGTACAAATGGCACCCACTACTTCTTTCCACAGTATGTCTTCGTCGTGATTACTTTGATGATTTACCTAATCGCCACATTAAGATCCTTTCCAACAACAAATTCACAACTCGGCAAGGGGAGACAGGAGCGGGAATAACGTTAGCAGGAGGTAAGAGAGGTATTCTACGAACTTGCGACATATATGATTGTAACTTGCATCGCAGTTCATGACGATACGCTCGAGTTAACAGTCCTGTTCGATCCTGCCACGAATCTCCCTTACATCATTAGATCCTACGAAGACCACCCCTTTTTCGGCGCATCGACACATGACCTTCTCGTTCACGACTACGCTGAAGTCAACGGGGTCCAAATACCTCAACGATTCAAGACCATCTACAACGGCAAGCATCTTATTGGAGACTATCGCGCTGATCAGACCATCATCAACGATAGTCTACCGAGAGACTTCTTTGCGGTACCAGGCAACGGGACTGTCCCCGAATCCAGCGTTCCAAATCGGAACGTTCAATACAGCTTCTCAGAGATTGGAGAAACATCTGCAAACTTTCTCTGGCCGGGCGCCTATGCCGGAACAAAGGAGTCCATCGCAGCTTCGATTTCTCAGCCTCTTCAAGATCTACCTGGGTTCTGGACCATCAGCCCCGGCGGTGATCTAGGGATGCGGCAAGGTTTGGTTGAGCTTGAGGATGGTTCTGTTATTGTCTTGGATGCTCCGCCGCATCAGAGCAAGCTCGTCATTGAGTGGGTTCAGACAAATCTTGGAAAGAACATAACACATGTCTGGGTTTGTAATATTCTATCTGAGAAGCCTTTCTCTCCGGATCGCTGACCCTGGTACAACAGCCTACTCACCATCATCACGATCATGCCTTTGGTGTAGTAGACTATGTCGCACAAGGCGCAAGACTCATTGTGCCTGAGCATGCCGCGGGATACTACACTACTGTCCCTAGAGAGCAAGTGGTCTCTTATCCGTAGGTCTTCAACTTTTTTCTTCTATTAGAAGACCTCAACTAAAACTATGTTTTTCAAAGACGTGGTGGTTCCTATGTGCTCAAAGACAGCAAGTTGCAGCTTGCTCTCGTTGACATGGAAGCCACTATTCACGCCGAGGACCATGGCTACGCCCTTGTTATCCCATCTTGCCCAGTTGAGACGAGCTCTTCGGCAATTTTTGATGCGGACCATGGAAACTTGGCGTTTATTGAAACGTTTGATCACGCAGCCGTGCAGGAGCTTCTTAACTCCCTCACTCGGGACAAAGTACCAGGCAATGCGCAgtaagtccaattcgacccaGCATCTTCTCAAATGGGATCATCAGCAACTGAACAGATAGTAGCTTCTTCCCCTCGCATGGCCCTGCAGGTAATATCACAGACCTGATCAGCGTTTCCGGCTTCATGTATCCATCATTCTCTCCCAAGGAGTTTGTCCACAGCCAGATGGCTTGCTGAATGCCCTATCAAGGCTAGCAATAGTTATCGAGATTCACTAAGCACGGAGGCCCTCCTGAGGAATTTACTCTAGTAGGAAATTTCGTCCCTGTTGTTATTCTTAAGCACCTGACACTTGTTTATTCTGCTTCAGGAATGGCGATTCTGTCTCACCAGCGCGCCATTTGTACTTGCTTCCAGGATGATCCTCAGGTAGTCGTTTCGAGCCAATAAATACTTCTCTCGCCGTAGCTCCCTGCTTCTCAACGTCGGACCTGAAAATTCCTCGTCTGCGCAATTCAGGGAGCAGGTACTCGATGATATC of Colletotrichum lupini chromosome 8, complete sequence contains these proteins:
- a CDS encoding peroxidase gives rise to the protein MAGSKARIALTALVAVATAYPGMGRGGAGTSHGDMMAHLASREGAADNQNLGDLLKIPDGSLSDVGKDVKGILTGSGSPTTSDAASGNLPELGSSDCNADKCCVWQHVAADLMPTFRDDNGCTDPARAAIRLGFHDAAGWSLNTGDLGGADGSIVLAPEEIGRPLNKGLEEIVSQMKTWFAKYKDHGAGMADLIQFAANTATVACPGGPRIKTFVGRKDSSVAAPDGLLPDPKDPADKLIELFGNKTITAPGLAALVGAHTASRQRFFDTSKVNAPQDTTPNIWDVDFYGQTLAGAPAEVVTFPSDTVLSKDPRSAPAFQAFANNAPLWGGAYAKQYLRLSLLGVFNINDLTDCSKALPAGTGVKR